The following is a genomic window from candidate division KSB1 bacterium.
CAATTGGGCGAAAATTTGATTATCTATCTCAACATCGTCGCCACTTGTGTGTTTGTATTGAAGCCGCAGTGTTTCAAACTCGCTCGGCCAAAAGGTCAGGATACCCGAAATCGCCTTTTGATTCAAATCACCACTGTCTGGAAATTCCGCATAATCAAATCGGGCGCTTAGAAACAACCGCTGAGTTAATTGATACTGCAAAAATGTGAAGAAGCCAAAACTATTGACGTTATTTCCCGCCGCTTGCTCACGTTGACTGAATAGAAACTCAGATTGCACGGTAAATGAGCGATAGCGGTTATAGCGCACTGGTTTCCATCTGTAGGTAAGGTCAATCCCTTCAACAAATGAACGCTGCTTACCCGCCGGATCGTTTACGCCGGTGACACCGCTAAGTCCTAGCTCAAGAGTGGCATTCGGCGTCAAATCAAAAAAGTTTTTGAGGTGGAGCGAATAAAGAAAGTCATCGGAGTCACCGCCGTCAAAGCTGACTTCATTCTGTCCGTTGGTAATCTCAAAAGTCAGGTCAATTAAGTTGTCCCACGGGTTTGGCACCAGCCAGCTCAGGGAAAGCCCTGGCTCCACAAGCCCCTCATCGCCAAAATAATGATCAAAAATTAATGGAGAATCAATAAAGGGCCGCTCCGGCTGATGAATCCGGTTAAACTTACCAAAGTTTGTGCGAAAAAATCCCAGCTTGGCCTTAAGAAAAAAAGGCAAAGCTAAATAAGTAAGATAGGCCTCCTCTAACTCTACTGTCTCTTCAGGGGGCACGATGGCAATAAAGAAATCAGCGCTGGCAAAGGGGTCGATGATCATTCTGAAAGAAATCTCGGACTCAGCAAAGGTAAAGCCGTCACCATCCTTACCACCGTCCAGAATCTTATGTCCTAAAAAATTTCCGATGACACCGATGTTTGGGTTCATGTTTTGAAACAGGCCGAATTGTCTTCCTGACGATGTTCGCGAAGACTGAATCGGTTCGGCCGCTTCAGCAGGTTCCGTGCCCAATTCTGCAGACAGTTGCTTTTCCAGTTCAACATCAGCCGGCGTTTTTGCACTACTATCCGATTTG
Proteins encoded in this region:
- a CDS encoding TMF family protein, which gives rise to MLIPKLFPKLIIFLVLIFIQSFVFGQQESQKSKEEIKKLKEQVAELEKTVSALKKHLGSGETEISSKSDSSAKTPADVELEKQLSAELGTEPAEAAEPIQSSRTSSGRQFGLFQNMNPNIGVIGNFLGHKILDGGKDGDGFTFAESEISFRMIIDPFASADFFIAIVPPEETVELEEAYLTYLALPFFLKAKLGFFRTNFGKFNRIHQPERPFIDSPLIFDHYFGDEGLVEPGLSLSWLVPNPWDNLIDLTFEITNGQNEVSFDGGDSDDFLYSLHLKNFFDLTPNATLELGLSGVTGVNDPAGKQRSFVEGIDLTYRWKPVRYNRYRSFTVQSEFLFSQREQAAGNNVNSFGFFTFLQYQLTQRLFLSARFDYAEFPDSGDLNQKAISGILTFWPSEFETLRLQYKHTSGDDVEIDNQIFAQLFFVIGAHGAHPY